One Succinispira mobilis DSM 6222 genomic window carries:
- a CDS encoding RrF2 family transcriptional regulator, translated as MKISTKGRYALRLMIDLAQYNTGEYITLKDISRRQDISIKYLEQIVSLLSKAGLLNSVRGPQGGYKLRKLAQEYTVGDILRVTEGSLAPVACLDTAEADCNRLVACVTREFWQGLEQVVNNYVDSITLADLAQRSKEKAGYDFNI; from the coding sequence ATGAAAATTTCTACAAAGGGTAGATATGCTTTGCGCTTAATGATTGATTTAGCACAATATAACACAGGTGAATATATAACTTTAAAAGATATTTCACGTCGCCAAGATATCTCGATTAAGTATTTAGAGCAAATTGTTAGTTTGCTTAGTAAAGCGGGACTGTTAAATAGTGTCCGTGGCCCTCAAGGGGGATATAAATTGCGCAAATTAGCCCAAGAGTATACAGTGGGCGATATTTTGCGGGTGACCGAAGGTAGCCTAGCCCCAGTTGCTTGTTTAGATACAGCTGAAGCTGACTGTAATCGCTTGGTGGCTTGTGTAACAAGAGAGTTTTGGCAGGGGCTAGAACAAGTGGTTAACAACTATGTAGACAGTATAACACTAGCTGATCTAGCACAGCGTAGTAAAGAAAAAGCAGGCTATGATTTTAATATTTAA